A genomic segment from Bacteroidota bacterium encodes:
- a CDS encoding ArdC family protein yields MTTTTEKTQELKDTKEPRPIDQARERLKLLSLEVKDLVDDGTFETINDAIMETLYKSHEHRTFNSFMGWKQQGKQVKKGEKAFLLWSKPKHVPKEPIAEEANEEADTDHANPTQEEYRFYGIAYLFSNAQVEDIPQPVNDNPEPEPQSKELEPLPY; encoded by the coding sequence ATGACAACCACGACAGAAAAAACACAGGAATTGAAAGATACCAAAGAACCCCGCCCCATAGACCAAGCACGGGAACGGTTGAAGTTATTAAGCCTTGAAGTGAAAGACTTAGTTGATGACGGTACGTTTGAAACTATAAACGACGCCATTATGGAAACCCTATACAAAAGCCATGAACATAGAACCTTTAACAGCTTTATGGGATGGAAACAGCAAGGCAAGCAGGTAAAGAAAGGTGAAAAGGCTTTTTTGCTTTGGTCTAAGCCAAAGCATGTGCCTAAAGAACCCATTGCAGAGGAAGCAAACGAAGAAGCCGACACCGACCACGCGAACCCTACCCAAGAGGAGTATCGGTTTTATGGTATTGCGTACTTGTTTTCTAATGCACAGGTGGAAGATATACCGCAACCTGTAAATGACAACCCAGAACCTGAACCACAGAGCAAGGAGTTGGAACCCCTGCCGTATTAA
- a CDS encoding CBS domain-containing protein: MLIKEFIRRDYKTVGPYQWVQGIKHDLASNNALVVMEDGTYLGVLTSRDVVVKSHNLVIDCVLPKSPITSRHFIDHVLELMDEENTDVLPVVEDGQFDGVVFKNDLIGRLFTIIEKQKHHVRSIVHDLRNPITNISSLTSLLKSDGSHNPQELLEYTEQACSFANEIINELLMVSEIEDDQAPTKNEQTEIMGFLRESISSCRGAMVAKNITLSEFLPNTPFYLSIDRIKLHRALFNLLSNAVKFTPEGGNITVSAESMDAMITISIADTGIGIPESMQPIIFEKFTKAKRFGTNGENSTGLGMYITKQLVELQGGRIWLESEEGKGTTFYIEFKGGSSIPS, from the coding sequence ATGCTGATTAAGGAATTTATACGAAGAGATTACAAAACCGTCGGACCCTACCAATGGGTGCAGGGCATTAAACATGACTTAGCTAGTAACAACGCGCTGGTAGTTATGGAAGACGGAACATATCTGGGGGTGCTGACTTCTCGAGATGTTGTGGTTAAATCCCATAATCTTGTTATTGATTGTGTGCTGCCGAAATCCCCCATCACCTCCCGCCATTTTATTGACCACGTTCTTGAGTTAATGGACGAAGAAAATACGGATGTTTTGCCGGTGGTGGAAGACGGGCAGTTTGACGGGGTAGTGTTTAAGAATGATTTAATTGGGCGACTCTTTACAATCATTGAAAAGCAAAAGCACCATGTACGTTCCATTGTACATGATTTACGAAACCCAATTACCAATATCTCAAGTCTAACGTCACTCCTCAAAAGTGACGGATCACATAACCCACAAGAGCTTTTAGAATACACTGAGCAAGCGTGTTCGTTTGCCAATGAGATTATTAATGAGTTATTGATGGTGTCAGAGATAGAGGATGATCAAGCTCCTACGAAGAATGAACAAACAGAAATAATGGGTTTTCTTAGGGAGTCTATCTCAAGTTGTAGAGGAGCGATGGTAGCAAAAAATATTACTCTGTCAGAGTTTTTACCAAACACTCCATTCTATCTTTCCATTGACCGGATAAAACTTCATAGGGCATTGTTTAATCTGCTTTCAAATGCGGTTAAGTTTACTCCCGAAGGTGGAAATATTACTGTCAGTGCAGAGTCTATGGATGCAATGATTACTATCTCTATTGCCGACACAGGAATTGGCATTCCTGAATCAATGCAGCCTATTATCTTTGAAAAGTTCACCAAAGCCAAGCGATTTGGAACCAACGGGGAAAATTCAACAGGTTTGGGTATGTATATCACCAAACAGTTGGTGGAGCTTCAAGGCGGAAGGATTTGGCTGGAAAGTGAAGAAGGAAAGGGAACTACTTTTTATATTGAGTTTAAGGGAGGTAGTTCAATCCCATCCTAA
- a CDS encoding helix-turn-helix transcriptional regulator, giving the protein MSEGLHLYSRVMELAGRQIPNTIRKHRRVNGYSQKRLAKQLGVSTALISHWERGVTMPGFVNIIKLCVLFEVTPTELYHTLFDRVREYYYQEQETALEYDTE; this is encoded by the coding sequence ATGTCGGAGGGTCTTCATTTGTACAGTAGAGTCATGGAACTTGCAGGTCGACAAATTCCAAATACCATTCGCAAACACCGTAGAGTAAACGGATACTCACAAAAGCGGTTAGCGAAACAACTTGGCGTAAGCACCGCCTTAATCTCCCATTGGGAACGAGGCGTTACCATGCCGGGATTTGTAAACATAATAAAGCTCTGTGTCTTATTTGAGGTAACACCGACAGAACTCTATCATACTCTCTTTGACAGAGTGCGAGAGTATTACTATCAGGAGCAGGAAACCGCTCTCGAATACGATACAGAGTAA
- a CDS encoding pre-16S rRNA-processing nuclease YqgF yields the protein MKSFENNTDWKDLTPNPHPPQSVLGLSIGTKHIGIAVEGRKELIEWRVRRFRGKWSDDKLSTILRYLEKIITKHHVEAITVKIPETHYHTPAFAALKNGLTTLAKQNNIPIYGYTIRDLKSWYRVQGNIFKEALMEAMLDIRPELKHEYLKEKKYKTGYYIRIFEAVATIHLCYRMWEL from the coding sequence ATGAAGTCCTTTGAAAACAATACAGATTGGAAAGACCTTACACCCAACCCACATCCACCACAAAGTGTTCTTGGTTTAAGTATCGGTACTAAACATATCGGCATTGCCGTTGAAGGTAGAAAAGAACTTATTGAGTGGAGAGTACGGCGGTTTAGAGGAAAGTGGTCGGATGACAAACTCAGCACCATACTTAGGTATTTAGAAAAGATTATTACCAAGCATCACGTAGAAGCCATAACCGTAAAAATCCCCGAAACTCATTACCACACGCCAGCGTTTGCCGCGCTCAAAAACGGACTCACCACACTTGCCAAACAAAACAACATTCCAATATACGGCTATACTATCCGCGATCTAAAAAGCTGGTACAGGGTACAGGGAAATATATTTAAAGAAGCATTGATGGAAGCCATGCTCGACATCCGGCCGGAACTCAAGCACGAATACCTCAAAGAAAAGAAATACAAAACAGGCTACTACATCCGCATTTTTGAAGCAGTTGCCACCATACACTTGTGCTACCGAATGTGGGAACTATAA